In a genomic window of Gossypium arboreum isolate Shixiya-1 chromosome 9, ASM2569848v2, whole genome shotgun sequence:
- the LOC108473480 gene encoding uncharacterized protein LOC108473480, translating to MGMFFKYELPYTALIDIGSTHSYVACNMTEPLGDMFEITSNEMPMISPLGQSMGVNKLFREVPLVVQGATFLADLMALSFSEFDLILGMDWLVKHRATLDCAAKRMVFRTVEDQEVVVIGECQNYLSNMISVLRAKKLVRKGYKAYLAYISNTEVKSPTVEELRTVKEFPDVFPKELPGLPPNREVEFGIELLPGMAPTDNQQVSFGKLKKVLTEAPVLIQPKPGKGFTIYSDASHVGLGCMLMQEGNVVAYASRKLKTHEVNYPTHDLELVAVVFMLKIWRHYLYREKCVIYSDHKSLKYLFTQKELNVRQHRWVELLKEYDCTIEYHSGKVNVVADALSHRVKSDLRAMLTRLSLLDDGSLLAELQVKLIWIEQIRSKQLMDETLGAHLRQVENGETSEFI from the exons ATGGGTATGTTCTTTAAATATGAGTTACCTTACACTGCATTAATTGATATTGGATCGACGCATTCGTATGTTGCATGCAATATGACTGAACctttgggtgatatgtttgaAATTACTTCAAATGAGATGCCTATGATAAGTCCGTTAGGTCAGTCAATgggagtgaataagttgtttagggagGTACCCTTGGTAGTTCAAGGGGCTACCTTTTTAGCGGACTTGATGGCGTTGTCGTTTAGTGAGTTTGATTTAatcttgggtatggactggctggtgAAACACCGAGCCACCTTGGATTGCGCTGCAAAGAGAATGGTGTTTAGAACGGTGGAGGACCAGGAGGTTGTGGTGATTGGTGAATGCCAAAATTATCTGTCGAACATGATTTCGGTGTTAAGGGCTAAGAAGTTGGTGCGAAAGGGATACAAAGCCTATTTGGCTTACATTAGCAATACGGAGGTTAAGAGCCCTACTGTTGAGGAGTTGAGAACAGTTAAGGAATTTCCTGATGTCTTCCCTAAGGAGCTGCCAGGGTTGCCACCCAaccgagaggtagaatttggaatcgagttgttACCTGGTATggctccg ACGGACAACCAGCAAGTGAGTTTCGGAAAACTTAAGAAGGTTTTAACTGAGgcccctgtgttgattcagccaaaGCCTGGGAAGGGGTTTacgatttatagtgatgcgtcgcatgtgggcttGGGCTGCAtgttgatgcaggaaggaaaTGTGGTTGCGTATGCGTCACGGaaacttaagactcacgaggtaaattacccaacccatgactTGGAGCTAGTTGCGGTGGTCTTCATGCtaaaaatatggagacattatcTATACAGGGAGAAGTGCGTgatttattcggaccataagagtttgaagtacctcTTTACCCAGAAGGAGCTAAACGTTAGGCAGCATAGGTGGGTGGAACTATTGAAGGAATATgattgtacgattgaataccactCTGGCAAAGTGAATGTGGTAGCCGACGCATTGAGTCATAGGGTTAAGTCAGACTTGAGGGCTATGCTCACCCGTTTAAGtttgttggatgatggtagcttgttagctgagctTCAAGTAAAACTGATATGGATCGAGCAGATAAGGAGTAAACAATTGATGGATGAGACCTTGGGTGCTCATCTTAGGCAAGTAGAGAATGGGGAGACATCGGAATTCATCTGA